A genomic window from Sandaracinaceae bacterium includes:
- a CDS encoding sigma-70 family RNA polymerase sigma factor, whose product MGAAAAATTLDVKANASSPRSDLRLEDVYEQCFDFVWRSARRMGVPEPSVDDVVQEVFVVAHRRLADFEGRSTVKTWLFGILLRVVSDYRRTQRRKGGLAPLPEVLEGDGSDCPAAAAEQRERVRLLHALLSELDDDKRAVFVLAELEQMTAPEIADSLGVNLNTVYSRLRAARQKFEAALKRHQAREASA is encoded by the coding sequence ATGGGAGCGGCGGCTGCGGCCACTACGCTCGACGTGAAGGCGAACGCGTCTTCGCCTCGAAGCGACCTCCGGCTGGAGGACGTCTACGAGCAGTGCTTCGACTTCGTCTGGAGGAGCGCGCGTCGGATGGGTGTGCCCGAACCGTCGGTGGATGACGTGGTGCAGGAAGTGTTCGTGGTGGCACATCGACGGCTCGCCGATTTCGAGGGGCGCTCGACGGTCAAAACCTGGCTGTTCGGCATCCTGCTCCGGGTGGTCTCCGACTACCGGCGCACGCAGCGTCGCAAGGGCGGGCTCGCCCCGCTCCCCGAGGTCCTCGAGGGCGACGGCTCCGACTGCCCCGCCGCCGCGGCCGAGCAGCGCGAGCGCGTTCGGCTCCTGCACGCCCTCCTCTCGGAGCTCGACGACGACAAGCGCGCGGTGTTCGTGCTCGCGGAGCTCGAGCAGATGACCGCGCCGGAGATCGCCGACTCCCTCGGCGTGAACCTCAACACCGTGTACTCGCGTCTCCGGGCGGCGCGACAGAAGTTCGAGGCAGCCCTGAAGCGGCACCAGGCGCGGGAGGCGAGCGCGTGA
- a CDS encoding radical SAM protein, translating to MEPDRQIEIQLGHMCNNRCVFCVSGQRTAFGEAGPMATGPIVEKIRQAREVGHRKITLLGGEPTLQPGFLEIIRETVGMGFEEIVIFTNGVKTARPQFVDDILETGGHFTWRISIQGATRESHERTTKKPGSFGRILRTLENLQARGERVTVNMCVVASNYEEVDRFPALLDRFGAVQLHLDLMRPLDAGQRTEAELREMMPPLSALAGPFREMIAGFEDGFDVNLGNLPYCVAPDLAPWIHHDGERTETIAIDGDDRLSRPWNKYLVKRRDKLKPDTCRSCVFDSRCSGVFETYARFHGIEGLDPVDARTLQRLDPRGRLLGVWAARLLRERLGEDWTVTETSERSVAARRGGAWLELRPDGDGAIAAHRGFVVFGDPGAHRAELAEALAWLAPPVHPLGALPTEAQLVAALVRLRARAPFGPLTWDALEVTPGRLELALRGPAEERATFWLALEEGRPRGGYHVDGAATDALREGLGAALAALRGRPA from the coding sequence GTGGAGCCAGACCGGCAGATCGAGATCCAGCTCGGACACATGTGCAACAACCGCTGTGTCTTCTGCGTCAGCGGTCAGCGGACCGCGTTCGGCGAGGCCGGACCGATGGCCACCGGCCCGATCGTCGAGAAGATCCGTCAGGCCCGCGAGGTGGGCCACCGCAAGATCACGCTCCTCGGCGGGGAGCCCACGCTTCAGCCCGGGTTCCTCGAAATCATTCGTGAAACGGTCGGGATGGGCTTCGAGGAGATCGTGATCTTCACCAACGGGGTGAAGACGGCACGCCCCCAGTTCGTGGACGATATCCTGGAGACAGGAGGCCACTTCACCTGGCGGATCAGCATCCAGGGCGCCACCCGCGAGAGCCACGAGCGGACCACCAAGAAGCCCGGCTCGTTCGGGCGGATCCTCCGCACCCTCGAGAACCTCCAGGCGCGCGGCGAGCGCGTGACCGTGAACATGTGTGTAGTGGCCTCCAACTACGAGGAGGTCGATCGTTTCCCCGCCCTGCTGGACCGCTTCGGGGCCGTTCAGCTGCACCTCGATCTGATGCGGCCGCTCGACGCGGGGCAGCGGACGGAGGCCGAGCTGCGGGAGATGATGCCGCCGCTCTCCGCGCTCGCCGGGCCCTTCCGCGAGATGATCGCCGGCTTCGAAGACGGCTTCGACGTGAACCTGGGCAACCTCCCCTACTGCGTGGCGCCGGATCTCGCGCCGTGGATCCACCACGACGGCGAGCGCACCGAGACGATCGCGATCGACGGGGACGATCGGCTGAGCCGGCCGTGGAACAAGTACCTGGTCAAGCGCCGCGACAAGCTCAAACCCGACACGTGTCGATCGTGCGTCTTCGACTCCCGGTGCAGCGGCGTGTTCGAGACCTACGCGCGCTTCCACGGGATCGAGGGGCTCGACCCCGTCGACGCGCGCACGCTCCAGCGGCTCGACCCGCGCGGCCGGCTGCTCGGGGTCTGGGCGGCGAGGCTCCTTCGCGAGCGGCTGGGCGAGGACTGGACGGTCACGGAGACCTCCGAGCGGAGCGTGGCGGCGCGGCGCGGCGGCGCGTGGCTGGAGCTCCGGCCGGACGGCGACGGAGCCATCGCGGCGCACCGCGGGTTCGTGGTCTTCGGCGATCCGGGCGCGCACCGGGCGGAGCTCGCCGAGGCGCTGGCCTGGCTCGCGCCTCCGGTTCATCCGCTCGGCGCGCTTCCGACCGAGGCGCAGCTCGTCGCCGCGCTGGTGCGCCTCCGGGCGCGCGCGCCCTTCGGGCCGCTCACCTGGGACGCGCTCGAGGTCACCCCCGGGCGGCTCGAGCTGGCGCTGCGCGGCCCCGCCGAGGAGCGCGCCACCTTCTGGCTCGCGCTCGAGGAGGGCCGTCCACGCGGCGGCTATCACGTCGACGGCGCGGCGACCGACGCGCTGCGAGAGGGTCTCGGCGCCGCGCTCGCCGCGCTGAGGGGGAGGCCCGCGTGA
- the rpmG gene encoding 50S ribosomal protein L33: MRELIRLVSTAGTGYHYYTSKNKRLHPEKMKIKKFDPVARKHVEFVEKKMPSHKKN; the protein is encoded by the coding sequence ATGCGGGAGCTCATCCGTTTGGTGTCCACTGCCGGCACCGGCTACCACTACTACACGTCGAAGAACAAGCGCCTTCATCCGGAGAAGATGAAGATCAAGAAGTTCGATCCGGTCGCGCGCAAGCACGTGGAGTTCGTCGAAAAGAAGATGCCTTCCCACAAGAAGAACTGA
- a CDS encoding TraR/DksA C4-type zinc finger protein: MATKRRAGKKTANKKAAKKTAKKSTAKKAAPKKAAKRVAKKAPAKKAVSKKAAKKSASKKAPSKKAAPSKAAKKSASKKAAPKKAAKKSASKKAAPKKAAKKPTSKKAAPKKAASKPAPKKAGAKKAAAKKAGSKPAPKKAAAKKTAAKKTASGAAPKKKSTSKTAPAKKSASQKAPKKKAASAPASKSAPTKTTPAKKRSSPAAPKVDTHDMDAATRRLAEMKVSAHPDAGLTNRQITQLHGTLVKERARKVLELERHMQEALGETAVMPDETDMAQRSTEQAYLIRFADKERKLLNEIDRALEKLRVGDYGVCEGTEEPIGFKRLELRPWTRYSVSYKEQIERERSQHRR; the protein is encoded by the coding sequence ATGGCCACCAAGCGTCGGGCGGGCAAGAAGACCGCGAACAAGAAGGCCGCCAAGAAGACGGCCAAGAAGTCGACCGCCAAGAAGGCGGCGCCCAAGAAGGCGGCGAAGCGCGTCGCCAAGAAGGCGCCAGCCAAGAAGGCCGTCTCGAAGAAGGCGGCCAAGAAGTCGGCTTCGAAGAAGGCGCCCTCCAAGAAGGCGGCGCCCTCGAAGGCGGCGAAGAAGTCGGCTTCGAAGAAGGCGGCGCCCAAGAAGGCGGCGAAGAAGTCAGCCTCGAAGAAGGCGGCGCCCAAGAAGGCGGCGAAGAAGCCGACCTCGAAGAAGGCGGCGCCCAAGAAGGCCGCCTCCAAGCCCGCGCCGAAGAAGGCGGGCGCGAAGAAGGCCGCTGCGAAGAAGGCCGGCTCCAAGCCCGCGCCGAAGAAGGCCGCCGCGAAGAAGACGGCCGCCAAGAAGACGGCCTCCGGGGCCGCGCCCAAGAAGAAGAGCACCTCCAAGACCGCGCCCGCCAAGAAGAGCGCGTCCCAGAAGGCGCCCAAGAAGAAGGCCGCGTCAGCGCCGGCGTCCAAGTCGGCGCCGACCAAGACGACGCCGGCCAAGAAGCGGTCCTCGCCTGCGGCCCCCAAGGTCGACACCCACGACATGGACGCGGCCACACGGCGGCTCGCGGAGATGAAGGTCAGCGCCCACCCGGACGCCGGCCTCACCAACCGCCAGATCACGCAGCTCCACGGCACCCTCGTCAAGGAGCGGGCCCGCAAGGTGCTGGAGCTCGAGCGGCACATGCAGGAGGCGCTCGGCGAGACCGCGGTCATGCCCGACGAGACGGACATGGCGCAGCGCAGCACCGAGCAGGCGTACCTCATCCGCTTCGCGGACAAGGAGCGCAAGCTGCTCAACGAGATCGACCGGGCGCTCGAGAAGCTCCGGGTCGGAGACTACGGCGTGTGCGAGGGGACCGAGGAGCCGATCGGCTTCAAGCGCCTCGAGCTCCGCCCCTGGACTCGCTACAGCGTGTCCTACAAAGAACAGATCGAGCGCGAGCGCAGCCAGCATCGGCGTTGA
- a CDS encoding amino acid permease translates to MSNEERRLSGLTATFLVVASMVGTGVFTTSGLLLADLRSAPAVLLAWGLGGLLAMTGALSYAELVTALPKNGGEYALLGEIYHPALGFVAGVVSFVVGFSAPIAASALAFGSYLHALVPEVPAMPAALALVLLSSLAHAFRVRVGGFMQDALTVFKILLVAGFVAVAAFGIDPARLQAAEAPLLEATLSPSFAVALIYVSFSYSGWNAAAYVAGEMKDPHRALPVALIVGTGLVTVLYLAVNVVFLGAAPAEELSGVVEVGHVAALALLGPSAGAALSAIIAFGLVATVGALIMTGTRVLEAMGADHGPLAMLARRATGGGPVIAVGLQGAAATVMVLTASFDALLGYIGFTLSLFAALTVLGVFVLRWRRPGLLRPHRVWGYPFTPLLFVCLMLWMIVWSIWEQPIVALFGAGTVALGLAAWAALRGR, encoded by the coding sequence ATGTCGAACGAGGAGCGACGGCTCTCGGGGCTGACCGCCACCTTCCTCGTCGTGGCGTCGATGGTGGGCACGGGCGTCTTCACGACGAGCGGGCTGCTGCTCGCCGACCTGCGCTCGGCCCCCGCCGTCCTGCTCGCGTGGGGTCTCGGCGGGCTGCTCGCGATGACGGGCGCGCTGAGCTACGCGGAGCTCGTCACCGCGCTGCCCAAGAACGGCGGCGAGTACGCCCTGCTGGGCGAGATCTATCACCCCGCCCTCGGGTTCGTGGCCGGCGTGGTCTCGTTCGTGGTCGGCTTCTCCGCGCCCATCGCCGCGTCCGCCCTCGCCTTCGGCAGCTACCTGCACGCGCTGGTGCCCGAGGTGCCCGCGATGCCCGCCGCGCTCGCGCTCGTCCTGCTCAGCTCGCTGGCCCACGCCTTCCGGGTGCGCGTCGGCGGATTCATGCAAGACGCCCTGACCGTATTCAAGATCCTGCTCGTGGCCGGCTTCGTGGCCGTGGCCGCGTTCGGCATCGACCCGGCCCGGCTCCAAGCGGCGGAGGCGCCGCTGCTCGAGGCCACGCTCTCGCCGAGCTTCGCGGTCGCGCTCATCTACGTCAGCTTCTCCTACAGCGGCTGGAACGCGGCGGCGTACGTGGCCGGCGAGATGAAGGATCCGCACCGCGCGCTCCCGGTCGCGCTCATCGTCGGCACGGGGCTGGTCACCGTGCTCTACCTCGCGGTCAACGTGGTCTTCCTCGGCGCCGCCCCGGCGGAGGAGCTGTCGGGTGTGGTGGAGGTCGGCCACGTGGCGGCGCTCGCGCTGCTCGGCCCCTCGGCGGGCGCCGCGCTGAGCGCGATCATCGCCTTCGGGCTCGTGGCGACGGTGGGCGCGCTGATCATGACCGGCACGCGGGTGCTCGAGGCGATGGGCGCCGACCACGGCCCGCTCGCCATGCTCGCGCGGCGCGCGACGGGAGGCGGACCCGTGATCGCCGTCGGCCTGCAGGGCGCCGCCGCCACCGTGATGGTGCTGACCGCGAGCTTCGACGCGCTCCTCGGCTACATCGGCTTCACGCTCTCGCTCTTCGCCGCGCTCACCGTGCTCGGGGTCTTCGTGCTCCGCTGGCGCCGCCCCGGCCTGCTCCGACCGCACCGCGTGTGGGGCTACCCGTTCACGCCGCTCCTCTTCGTCTGTCTGATGCTCTGGATGATCGTCTGGTCCATCTGGGAGCAGCCCATCGTCGCGCTCTTCGGCGCGGGGACCGTCGCCCTCGGCCTCGCCGCGTGGGCCGCGCTTCGCGGACGCTGA
- a CDS encoding LysM peptidoglycan-binding domain-containing protein, with amino-acid sequence MKSLRCTLLTLALALAALAASAPGRAEAQRTHTVRSGQSLSRIARRYRVDVWDLALANRMRRTDALRAGQTLTIPPRGVTYVRPGQTLSHIARDHHCSVDELVRLNRLRRQSLRAGQRLILPGFLPEEQEERDWGEPDEPGVATIRRRDEVVSVRLRDAEGRVTEEALQQLARLMRRHDDDAAELPHPRLALLLAAISDEFGGREIRLVSGRREAGGYTRESSRHTEGRATDIQVRGVPRRTLWNYCRTLQHTGCGFYPRSTFVHVDVRGQNAQWVDWSRPGARPRYGNLTGPFPRFCRNRRRRTHRRCARENRRVTAADAVAVDVRLTEAALALLPEVPDAQEDPGEHVDEEAEYETATDEPEDAETELTATAE; translated from the coding sequence ATGAAGTCGTTGCGCTGCACCCTGCTCACCCTCGCCCTCGCTCTCGCCGCCCTCGCCGCGAGCGCGCCCGGTCGAGCCGAGGCCCAGCGCACCCACACCGTGCGCTCGGGCCAGTCGCTCTCGCGCATCGCGCGCCGCTACCGCGTCGACGTCTGGGACCTGGCGCTGGCCAACCGCATGCGGCGCACCGACGCGCTCCGCGCGGGCCAGACGCTCACCATCCCGCCGCGCGGCGTGACCTACGTTCGACCCGGGCAGACCCTCAGCCACATCGCGCGCGACCACCACTGCTCGGTCGACGAGCTGGTCCGGCTCAACCGCCTCCGCCGCCAGAGCCTGCGGGCCGGGCAGCGCCTCATCCTCCCGGGCTTCCTCCCGGAGGAGCAGGAGGAGCGCGACTGGGGGGAGCCGGACGAGCCGGGCGTGGCGACCATTCGCCGCCGTGACGAGGTGGTCAGCGTGCGCCTCCGGGACGCGGAGGGGCGGGTCACCGAGGAGGCGCTCCAGCAGCTCGCGCGGCTCATGCGCCGCCACGACGACGACGCGGCCGAGCTTCCGCATCCGCGCCTGGCCCTGCTGCTGGCGGCCATCAGCGACGAGTTCGGCGGGCGGGAGATCCGGCTCGTGAGCGGCCGGCGCGAGGCGGGCGGCTACACGCGCGAGTCCAGCCGGCACACCGAGGGCCGCGCCACCGACATCCAGGTCCGCGGGGTCCCGCGACGCACCCTGTGGAACTACTGCCGGACCCTCCAGCACACGGGGTGCGGCTTCTATCCGCGGAGCACCTTCGTGCACGTCGACGTGCGCGGGCAGAACGCCCAGTGGGTCGACTGGAGCCGCCCTGGCGCGCGCCCGCGCTACGGCAACCTCACGGGGCCCTTCCCGCGGTTCTGCCGCAACCGCCGTCGGCGCACCCATCGTCGCTGCGCGCGCGAGAACCGGCGCGTCACGGCCGCCGACGCCGTCGCCGTCGACGTCCGGCTCACCGAGGCCGCGCTCGCGCTCCTGCCCGAGGTCCCCGACGCCCAGGAAGATCCCGGCGAGCACGTCGACGAAGAGGCCGAGTACGAGACGGCCACCGACGAGCCCGAAGACGCCGAGACCGAGCTGACCGCGACCGCCGAGTAG
- a CDS encoding cytochrome P450, producing the protein MNLRRVARSAIQSARARRSGVDHHGYPWPPGPAGVPVLGHYRPMLTHRLRFLTEAFMAHGDVVRFHFLGMPATLLAHPDHVEQVLQKNHRLYTKQTRGYGRLREFLGNGLVTSEGEFWLKQRRIAQPAFHKKRVDGFAGAMVRAADEMVTRLERVADRGEAIDVAHEMMEITLRIAGETLLSTDPSDRAQAVGKALDVVLHEANRRINAPMVIPESVPTRRNRQYRAASKALDDIVLGIIEQRRRGTERRDDLLQMLLEAEDEETGERMDDRQLRDEVMTMFLAGHETTANMLTWTLYLLSLAPEHARRVRDEAIEVLGDRPATAADCKALQYTKQVLQESMRLRPPVWVVGRSPSEDDVVGGYRIPKGSLVFLSQWITHRHPSFWEDPEGFDPERFAPARVKAMHRSQYFPFSAGPRMCIGAGFAMMEGQLLLATMLRRLRFDLAPGHPVEMEPLITLRPKHGMKMTVHRVS; encoded by the coding sequence GTGAACCTCCGCCGCGTGGCCCGCTCGGCCATCCAGTCGGCGCGCGCCCGGCGCAGCGGGGTCGACCATCACGGATATCCCTGGCCGCCAGGTCCCGCCGGGGTGCCGGTGCTCGGGCACTACCGCCCGATGCTCACCCACCGGCTCCGCTTCCTGACCGAGGCCTTCATGGCCCACGGCGACGTGGTGCGGTTCCACTTCCTCGGCATGCCGGCGACGCTGCTCGCGCATCCCGACCACGTCGAGCAGGTCCTTCAGAAGAACCACCGCCTCTACACCAAGCAGACCCGCGGCTACGGGCGGCTGCGCGAGTTCCTCGGCAACGGCCTGGTCACGAGCGAGGGCGAGTTCTGGCTGAAGCAGCGCCGCATCGCGCAGCCCGCCTTCCACAAGAAACGCGTCGACGGCTTCGCGGGCGCGATGGTGCGCGCGGCCGACGAGATGGTGACGCGGCTCGAGCGCGTCGCGGACCGCGGCGAGGCGATCGACGTGGCCCACGAGATGATGGAGATCACGCTCCGCATCGCGGGCGAGACGCTCTTGAGCACGGACCCGTCCGATCGCGCGCAGGCGGTGGGCAAGGCGCTCGACGTGGTGCTGCACGAGGCCAACCGCCGCATCAACGCACCCATGGTGATCCCGGAGTCGGTGCCCACGCGCCGCAACCGGCAGTACCGGGCGGCGTCGAAGGCGCTCGACGACATCGTGCTCGGCATCATCGAGCAGCGGCGACGTGGGACCGAGCGCCGCGACGATCTCTTGCAGATGCTCCTCGAGGCGGAGGACGAAGAGACCGGCGAGCGCATGGACGACCGGCAGCTGCGCGACGAGGTGATGACGATGTTCCTCGCCGGGCACGAGACCACGGCCAACATGCTGACGTGGACGCTCTACCTGCTCTCGCTCGCGCCCGAGCACGCCCGGCGCGTGCGAGACGAGGCGATCGAGGTGCTCGGAGACCGGCCGGCCACCGCGGCGGACTGCAAGGCGCTCCAGTACACCAAGCAGGTCCTGCAGGAGTCGATGCGCCTCCGGCCACCGGTGTGGGTGGTGGGCCGGAGCCCCAGCGAAGACGACGTGGTCGGCGGCTACCGCATCCCCAAGGGCTCGCTCGTCTTCCTCTCGCAGTGGATCACGCACCGCCATCCGTCGTTCTGGGAGGACCCGGAGGGCTTCGACCCGGAGCGCTTCGCGCCCGCCCGCGTCAAGGCGATGCACCGCTCGCAGTACTTTCCATTCTCGGCCGGCCCGCGCATGTGCATCGGCGCGGGCTTCGCGATGATGGAGGGGCAGCTCCTCCTCGCGACGATGCTGCGCCGGCTGCGCTTCGACCTCGCGCCCGGGCACCCGGTGGAGATGGAGCCGCTGATCACGCTGCGGCCCAAGCACGGCATGAAGATGACCGTGCATCGCGTCTCCTGA